One Cyanobacteria bacterium GSL.Bin1 genomic window, CGAGGTCGCTCCTCTTTCTGAGAAGCCAATCAAGGTTACCGATCACGGAGAACCCAAAAATTCAGGGGAGAACGGCAAAATTTTCAGTGAGCCAGACGTGAATTACCCACAACCAATCACTTCGTGATGTGGTTGGGGCTTCTCAGCAGCACCAGCTTGCGCTTCGGTTCGTGACTGAGCTTTATTAATGACGGAAATCCCTGCCGCCAAATTCTTTATATTTACTGCCGCGTTCTGATCCCGATCCATTGATAACCCACAATGAGGACAATTATGGATTCTTTCTGATAGCTTCTTCGGGACTTTCTTGCCACAGCCTGAACAATTCTGTGATGTATTTTTGGGGTTGACTTCTATTGTTAACTGCCCAGCATTTTCGGCTTTGACGGTTAACCTACTTAGAAATGTTCCCCAACCAGCATCATAGATCGATTTGCTGAGTCTGGTTTTAGCAAGTCCCTTAATGTTGAGTTTTTCACGGGCAATAACATCTCCCTTGCTGAGGATTAACTTAATGGTATTAAAGTGAAAATCTTTTCTCTGTCTAGCCACCTTCTGATGGTGTTTTCCAAGTTGTTTGACTGCCTTCAAATAACGGTTACTTCCTTTCTGACGACGAGAAACCTTCTGTTGTAGCTTCTTAAGTCTTTCTTGTCCTTTTCGATAAAACTGTGGAATTTCTACTTTTTCGCCTTCAGAAGTTACCAAAAAGTCTTTCAATCCCAGATCAATACCTAGCGTATTTTCTGAGGTGGGAGTTATATCTATAGTTGATTCTGGTACGTTTGCATCTTCTAGAGAAAGCGTCAAATAATAGCCATCAGCTTTTCTAGTGATCTGAGCCGTTTTAATTCGGAAACCATCAGGAATTGGACGATGTTCAATCAACCGAATTTTTCCGAACTTAGGTAAATTGATGTGATAATCTTGGACACAATCAGCTTTGACCTGTGGAAAGAGAATTGTTCGATAACGTCCTTTCCCCTTAAATCTTGGCTTGCCTGATTTCTTCCCATTCTTATCCCCTCTAAGCCAACGTTGAAAAGCCAAATCAACTCTTTTAACGCAATCTTGTAAGACTTGTGACTGGACTTCCTTATACCAAGGACGGTCTTTTTTGAGTTGGGTTAAACTTTGCTTTTGTGAGAAATAAGTAGGACGGTCAGATAACTCTGGGAGGTGACAGATTAAAGGACAAGAATTGACAGCCGTTCTATGAGTTTCCCACCAATCAAAGCGTTGACCTAACAAGTAGTTGTATTGACAGCGCAACATTTCTAGCCATTTTTCTATCTTGGCTATTTGTTCCTTGTCAGGTTTTAATCGATATTGATAGGAAACTCGCACTGCTTTAATTGGTGAATCCATTCTCCCTTTATTATAATCTATAAAAGTCATTTTGACGGCAATAATGAAAAAGATAACGATTAGATGTACTGAGGAAGAACATCAACAACTTCTCTCTTTTTGTAAACACAAGCAAAGAAGCCAAAATGAAGTAATCAGAGAGCAAATCAGGAAGTTATCAATCTCAGGGGTATTGAACCCCCTCGATTGATGGCGATTCATCTAGCGACCAAATCAAAGATTTTGGTCGTAGGATTCTCGCCTATATTGCTAAATTAGGTCGTTCCTGAATAAGACATTCAATTTGATGGCATACTTCAAATATTCCTTTTTCTTTTAACTGCTCCAAAGCAATGGCTTGGTCAGCGAACCTTCTAACTAATCAAATCGAGATTCATCAATTCGGTAACCGGCGATGAAATTCAGCGACCTGGTTAATTTTCTCTGCCTGGTGATTGCCCTGACGATCCTCTGGCAGTTTCGGGATTTTGTCCTGCTGGTGTTTACCGCCGTCGTCTTTGCCATTGCCCTGAACGGTTTGGTGAGGAAACTAATCAGAACCTTTGGGGTGGGCCGGGGGGGGTCGGTCTTGATTGCCTTGGGCTTAATGTTGGTTATCATCACGGTGTTGCTCCTCCTGATGGGACCCCTCGTCGCTAGCCAATCCCAACAAATTATTGAACGGATTCAGCAAATGCCAGCGGAATTGGAAAACTGGTATCCCCGGCTCAATGAGTTAATTGCCGATCCGCCCCCCTGGCTTCGGAAATGGGTTCCGCAACTGGACTTCCAACTGCCCAACCTTGGCGACCGGATTGATCTTGGCGATCTCATTGAGGAGGCAAAGCGGATCGTTCAGGGCTTTTACAATTTCTTTTCCGATTCCCTGGAAATTCTCCTCAAACTCTTGCTGGTGATTGTCCTGATGCTAATGATGCTCGCCGACCCGCTGGCCTATCGGCGCTTGCTGGTGAGGTTGTTTCCCTCGGCTTACCGGCAGCGAGCCGATGAGATTTTCTCAAAGTGCGAAGTGACTTTGCTCGACTGGCTGGGTGCCGTTTTCTTAAAGTCCTTGTTTGTTGCCATCTTAAGTTTTTTAGGTCTTTTCGTGATCGGAGTTGACTATGCCTTGACCCATGCTGTGATCGCCGGTCTGTTTAACTTTATTCCCAATATCGGGCCACTGGCAAGTACCGTGTTCCCGCTGTCAGTGGCGTTGCTGAATTCCTGGTTCCAATCCCTTGCCGTGATTGTTCTCTATGTTGTGATTCAGAACATAGAGACGTATTTGTTTAGTCCACTCATTCTCCAACGGCAAGTGTCGCTGTTGCCAGCAGCCACGCTGATTGCTCAACTCTTTTTCACGTTCTTTCTGGGGCCACTCGGGCTCCTGCTGGCAATTCCTTTAGCGCTGATCGCCAAAATCTGGATTGAAGAAGCTTGGATCAAAGATGTTCTCGAAGCGGCAGACAAAGCCTCAGAATCCGAGGGAGCGGGTCAGTAACGGATGGTAAGCAGTTAAGCGGAACTTCGGACAAGGGAAAAGTAAAACGGAAATGTTACCTTTTCTCCTATAATGACCCCTGTGATGAAACGGATGGAATCCTAATTGATGGCTAAGTATTTGTTTTTATTTGGCATTATTATTGTCATTGTTGGTCTGACGGCGGGTTATGTGGCGAATGAGTGGTTACCAATTCCGTTGGGATTAATGGTAGCCGGTGGCGTCATTGCAATTATTAGTTTAGTTTTCCTAACCCGACACTTCTGGCAACGACGTTCAACGCAAGCGAATTTAAATGCTGTAATTGCCCTGATCGCGCTGTTTGTAATTGTTGGCTTGTTGAACTTTTTAAGCGTCCGCTATGAAAAAACCGTTGATTTGACGGAAAATAATCTTTATACCATTGCCCCCCAATCCAAGCAATTAGTGTCAAACTTAGAACAACCGTTAACGGTTTGGGTTTTTAAGAATCTGCCGTCTCAGGAAACCGAACGGTTATTAAACAATTATCAACAACAAAGCGAGAACTTTCAGGTGGAATTTGTTGATCCCCAGACCAATATTGCGAAAGTGGAAGAATTTGGTGTGGAATCTTATGGAGAAGTTTATGTTGAATATGAAGACAAAACGCAGTTTGTTCAACAAGTGAGTGAAGTTGAACCCATTTCAGAAGTTAAATTAACCAGCGCCATTCAAAATATTCAGCGCGATCGCGTTTCGTTTGTTTATGTTTTGCAAGGACATGGCGAACCCCCATTAGATGCGGTACAAGGAGGCTTATCACAAGCGGTTGCAAGCTTGGAACAACAAGGGTATAAAGTCGAACCGTTTAATTTTGCCGAAGAAACCAATCTGCCCAACTTAGCTAATAGTGTATTGCTGATTGCCTCTCCACAGCGAGAATTATTCGGCGCAGAAGTGGATGCCATTGCCCTTTATTTAGCGGAAGGGGGTAGCCTCTTACTCCTGCTTGATCCCGATAGTAACAGTGGCTTAGACCCGATTTTAGATACTTGGGGCATTCAACTCGATGATCGGGTCATTGTCGATGCCTCTGGACAAGGGCAAGTGCTGGGGTTTAATGTGGCAACTGCTCTTGTCACGCGTTACGGGGATCATCCGATTACTAATCCCTTTGGCAATGGGATTTCCGTTTATCCTCTAGCTCGTCCGGTTGATGCAGTAGAAAAAGAAGGAATTGCTGCCACGGCTTTAGCGTATACCAGTGAAGAGAGTTGGGCAGAAAGTGATACCACCCAGGAAGAATTAGCATATAACCCAGAACGCGATCGCGCTGGACCCTTAGTGATCAGTTTTGCTTTGGATCGCGTGGAAGCCTCGTCCTCCGAAATGCAAACCGAGGAAGAAACAGAAGTATCTCCAGATCTGCCTGATCAGGAAATGCCTGAGGCTGAACCACAAACGGAAGAAATGCCTGCTAATGCTGAAGGAGAAGCCACCAATCCTATTGAGGAAACCCCAGAAGACACAGCAAGTGAAGAAATCGCTTCTCCGCAACCGAGTCCAGATTCAAGAGTGGTTGTGTTTGGCGATTCTGATTTTGCAAGGAATGGTTTGTTTATGCAGCAACTGAATGGAGATATGTTTTTAAATTCTGTTGACTGGCTAGCGAATCGGGATACCGCCGCTTTAGCCTTGCGTCCGAAAGAAGAAACAAACCGACGGATTAATCTTAGTCCGCAGCAAGCCGCAATTTTAAGTCGAATCGCAATTGGGATTGTTCCCCTGTTTGGTTTAATTCTAGCAATTATTAGTTGGTTGAGACGGCGTTAACAATGCAGAAAACAACTCTTGTTTTAATACTCATTGCCCTAGGATTAGGGGGATATGTTTATTTTTTTGAAATACGCTTTCCCTCTCAAGAAGAAATAGAAACAGCGTCTCAGCAAAGTTTATTTTCTTTTGCTGAAGCAGACGTACAACGGTTGGAAATCGAAAAGAACAGTGGAGAAACCTTAGAATTCCTAAGGTTAGAAGACACCGCCAATTCTTGGCAAATGAAACAACCGGAAGATTCACCGGCAGAAGAAGGAACGATTGTCTTTTTATTAGATCTCTTAGTTAAAGAAAGCAGTAGTGAGACCTTCACAGTAGAAGCAGATCAATTAGAAACTTACGGCTTAAACAATCCCTTAGCAACTATTAATATTGAGTTGCAAGATAATACAAACCATCAAGTGGTTTTAGGCAACCCGACGTTTGATGAAGAACAGATTTATGCACAAATCAATCCAGAAGACAGTGCAACCCAAGCAATCTCTATTCTTCCCATCGACTTTCAATATGCTGTCGAACGTTCCTTATCCGAATGGAAAGCATCTCCTCCAGCAGACAAACCAGAGACGCCCGATCCTGATTTACCCTCTGAAGAAGAGGAATAAATAACCGCCAAAATAGCAGAGGAGGACTAAAAAACTTTCAAATCCGATATTGGCAATGCCATATTTTTCTCGACGTAGCAGTCCCAACAGAAGAATACTAGTAATAAGGAGGGTTAGCGCGATCGCGAAAATTTCACTGCTGGTAATGGCTTGATAAATCGATCCTTGATCATAGGCAAAATCAGAAATCGCTAAGAACAAAACATCAAAACTATTGCCTCCCATCACCCCTCCGACTGCTAAAGTTAATGCGCCCTCTCTCACCGCAGCAACCGTTGTTACTAGTTCTGGCAGTGAGGTGACAACAGCAGTAAAAATGCCTCCCATGACGGACTCAGATAGCCCAGTTTCCTCGGCAATCACCAATCCACTCTTAGCAATTAAATATCCCGCTTCTCCTAGCAATCCGGCTAAGATAATAAATTGACCCCACAGCCGGAATAGCGAGTCATGGGCGGTTATCTCCGCTGGTTCATCGAAACGGGTTTGTTCGGTTTTGCGCGGTCGCCACATCGGTCTGGTGCGGACTTCTGAAGTGAGGAACAGTCCGAAAAGATAACTGAGAATCAACACACCAGATACGGGATGAATCCAACCCCAAAGGCTAATTTCTGGTGTTGCGATCGCGAGTAAAGGGAGGGAAAGGAGGGTAATTAGTAACGTTCCTTGGATTAAGTTAGCCACGGATGCTGCAGCGTGTTCCAGATTAGCCCGGCGATAAAAGATATCCGCGATCGCGAGAAAGGCGGTTTGCGCAGCAATCCCCCCAATCGCATTACTAATCGCTAAACTCGGATGATTGTTGGTTGCAGCGGTCACGGAGGTAACAATTCCCGACAGAGATGTGCTTCCCCCCAAAAAAACCGCACCAATCATCGCTTCTCCCATCCCGGTTTTGTCGGCGAGGCGATCAGAAAGTTTGGTCATGCGCGTCCCTAGCAGCGCGATCGCGCCAGCGCAAAAGATAAAAATTAAGAGACTTGTGGTTACAGACAAACTCAGCACCCACTACGATTGGAACTTTTCTTAAAATAGCAAGGAGAACACAGCAATCATAGCAATCTGGATCATGTTTAACCGTCAACGCATCGAACCGAAACCCGGACAAGAATCAGTGTGGGATTATCCCCGTCCACCCCGTCTTGAACAATCTACAAAACACATCCAAGTTGTATTTAACGGTGAAGTGGTTGCAGATACCAAAAAGCCCTTGCGAATGTTAGAAACGAGTCATCCGCCGGTTTATTATATTCCCGCTGCAGATGTCAAACCGGAGTATCTCACCCCAACCAATCATCAAACGTTTTGTGAATGGAAAGGGAAAGCCCGTTATTACACGTTGCAAGTGGGTGATCAAGAAGCAGTAAATGCGGTTTGGGATTATCCCAATCCCAGTTCTCGTTATCCTGAGATCGTAGACCACTTCGCTTTTTATCCCGCAAAAATGGAAGCGTGTTATGTCGATGGCGAGAAAGTCCAAGCGCAAGCCGGAGATTTTTATGGCGGTTGGGTGACCAGTGATATTGTGGGTCCGTTTAAAGGTGCCCCCGGAACGTGGGGCTGGTAAATCAGTGATTAGTGATTAGTTACCAAGAGAAGCAAGACAAGGAGGATTAGGAAG contains:
- a CDS encoding transposase, translated to MTFIDYNKGRMDSPIKAVRVSYQYRLKPDKEQIAKIEKWLEMLRCQYNYLLGQRFDWWETHRTAVNSCPLICHLPELSDRPTYFSQKQSLTQLKKDRPWYKEVQSQVLQDCVKRVDLAFQRWLRGDKNGKKSGKPRFKGKGRYRTILFPQVKADCVQDYHINLPKFGKIRLIEHRPIPDGFRIKTAQITRKADGYYLTLSLEDANVPESTIDITPTSENTLGIDLGLKDFLVTSEGEKVEIPQFYRKGQERLKKLQQKVSRRQKGSNRYLKAVKQLGKHHQKVARQRKDFHFNTIKLILSKGDVIAREKLNIKGLAKTRLSKSIYDAGWGTFLSRLTVKAENAGQLTIEVNPKNTSQNCSGCGKKVPKKLSERIHNCPHCGLSMDRDQNAAVNIKNLAAGISVINKAQSRTEAQAGAAEKPQPHHEVIGCG
- a CDS encoding AI-2E family transporter, with translation MKFSDLVNFLCLVIALTILWQFRDFVLLVFTAVVFAIALNGLVRKLIRTFGVGRGGSVLIALGLMLVIITVLLLLMGPLVASQSQQIIERIQQMPAELENWYPRLNELIADPPPWLRKWVPQLDFQLPNLGDRIDLGDLIEEAKRIVQGFYNFFSDSLEILLKLLLVIVLMLMMLADPLAYRRLLVRLFPSAYRQRADEIFSKCEVTLLDWLGAVFLKSLFVAILSFLGLFVIGVDYALTHAVIAGLFNFIPNIGPLASTVFPLSVALLNSWFQSLAVIVLYVVIQNIETYLFSPLILQRQVSLLPAATLIAQLFFTFFLGPLGLLLAIPLALIAKIWIEEAWIKDVLEAADKASESEGAGQ
- a CDS encoding ABC transporter; translated protein: MAKYLFLFGIIIVIVGLTAGYVANEWLPIPLGLMVAGGVIAIISLVFLTRHFWQRRSTQANLNAVIALIALFVIVGLLNFLSVRYEKTVDLTENNLYTIAPQSKQLVSNLEQPLTVWVFKNLPSQETERLLNNYQQQSENFQVEFVDPQTNIAKVEEFGVESYGEVYVEYEDKTQFVQQVSEVEPISEVKLTSAIQNIQRDRVSFVYVLQGHGEPPLDAVQGGLSQAVASLEQQGYKVEPFNFAEETNLPNLANSVLLIASPQRELFGAEVDAIALYLAEGGSLLLLLDPDSNSGLDPILDTWGIQLDDRVIVDASGQGQVLGFNVATALVTRYGDHPITNPFGNGISVYPLARPVDAVEKEGIAATALAYTSEESWAESDTTQEELAYNPERDRAGPLVISFALDRVEASSSEMQTEEETEVSPDLPDQEMPEAEPQTEEMPANAEGEATNPIEETPEDTASEEIASPQPSPDSRVVVFGDSDFARNGLFMQQLNGDMFLNSVDWLANRDTAALALRPKEETNRRINLSPQQAAILSRIAIGIVPLFGLILAIISWLRRR
- a CDS encoding DUF4340 domain-containing protein; translation: MQKTTLVLILIALGLGGYVYFFEIRFPSQEEIETASQQSLFSFAEADVQRLEIEKNSGETLEFLRLEDTANSWQMKQPEDSPAEEGTIVFLLDLLVKESSSETFTVEADQLETYGLNNPLATINIELQDNTNHQVVLGNPTFDEEQIYAQINPEDSATQAISILPIDFQYAVERSLSEWKASPPADKPETPDPDLPSEEEE
- a CDS encoding sodium:calcium antiporter, whose translation is MSLSVTTSLLIFIFCAGAIALLGTRMTKLSDRLADKTGMGEAMIGAVFLGGSTSLSGIVTSVTAATNNHPSLAISNAIGGIAAQTAFLAIADIFYRRANLEHAAASVANLIQGTLLITLLSLPLLAIATPEISLWGWIHPVSGVLILSYLFGLFLTSEVRTRPMWRPRKTEQTRFDEPAEITAHDSLFRLWGQFIILAGLLGEAGYLIAKSGLVIAEETGLSESVMGGIFTAVVTSLPELVTTVAAVREGALTLAVGGVMGGNSFDVLFLAISDFAYDQGSIYQAITSSEIFAIALTLLITSILLLGLLRREKYGIANIGFESFLVLLCYFGGYLFLFFRG
- a CDS encoding DUF427 domain-containing protein → MFNRQRIEPKPGQESVWDYPRPPRLEQSTKHIQVVFNGEVVADTKKPLRMLETSHPPVYYIPAADVKPEYLTPTNHQTFCEWKGKARYYTLQVGDQEAVNAVWDYPNPSSRYPEIVDHFAFYPAKMEACYVDGEKVQAQAGDFYGGWVTSDIVGPFKGAPGTWGW